The following coding sequences lie in one Vitis vinifera cultivar Pinot Noir 40024 chromosome 19, ASM3070453v1 genomic window:
- the LOC100257244 gene encoding glucan endo-1,3-beta-D-glucosidase, giving the protein MAKAAALSLFLLLLSFISGGTLKMVNGEKTWCVAKPSSDQATLLANINYACSQVDCQVLQRGCPCFSPDNLMNHASIAMNLYYQSRGRNHWNCYFQNSAVIVMTDPSYGSCTYA; this is encoded by the exons ATGGCTAAAGCAgctgctctctctctctttctcctgCTTTTGTCCTTCATTTCAG GAGGAACTTTGAAAATGGTGAATGGAGAG AAAACTTGGTGTGTGGCCAAGCCATCATCCGATCAGGCTACTCTTTTAGCCAACATCAATTATGCATGTTCACAAGTAGATTGCCAGGTTCTGCAGAGGGGCTGCCCTTGCTTCTCCCCAGATAATCTCATGAACCATGCCTCAATAGCCATGAATCTTTACTACCAGTCAAGGGGAAGGAACCACTGGAACTGCTATTTTCAGAACTCTGCCGTCATTGTCATGACCGATCCAA GTTATGGCAGCTGCACCTATGCGTAA